In a single window of the Nocardiopsis composta genome:
- a CDS encoding nucleoside hydrolase produces MSTPVVIDCDPGVDDAVALLLALASPELEVRGVSTVAGNVSLADVDRNAAHVLDLAGAPAGLPLVSGLAGPIARAARIRDEPMHGAGGLGGLVPQAPPRPFSAGHAVDWLAERALEAPGELTLVAVGPLSNVAAMLARHPQAGPALREIVVMGGAAFVQGNVTPAAEFNFHADPEAARYVLESGVPVRVVGLDVTRAALFPLASAERLAALPGTAGVAGGLLRDFALRYRDRFGVPAVPVHDALAVAAVSHPGLLGWEEGTASVECSGELTRGALVADLRTPDRERRVSIARTVDADAFAALLTDRLAGYAGGARRR; encoded by the coding sequence ATGAGCACCCCGGTCGTGATCGACTGCGACCCCGGCGTGGACGACGCCGTCGCGCTGCTGCTCGCGCTGGCCTCGCCGGAGCTGGAGGTGCGCGGGGTGAGCACGGTCGCCGGCAACGTGTCGCTGGCCGACGTGGACCGCAACGCCGCACACGTGCTGGACCTGGCCGGCGCACCGGCCGGCCTGCCGCTGGTCTCCGGGCTGGCCGGGCCGATCGCGCGCGCCGCGCGGATCCGCGACGAGCCGATGCACGGCGCCGGCGGGCTGGGCGGTCTGGTCCCGCAGGCCCCGCCGCGGCCCTTCTCTGCCGGGCACGCGGTGGACTGGCTGGCCGAGCGGGCCCTGGAGGCGCCGGGCGAGCTGACCCTGGTCGCGGTGGGGCCGCTGTCCAACGTGGCGGCGATGCTCGCCCGGCACCCGCAGGCCGGGCCGGCGCTGCGCGAGATCGTGGTGATGGGCGGCGCCGCGTTCGTGCAGGGCAACGTCACCCCGGCCGCGGAGTTCAACTTCCACGCCGACCCGGAGGCCGCCCGGTACGTGCTGGAGTCGGGGGTGCCGGTGCGCGTCGTCGGGCTGGACGTCACCCGGGCGGCGCTGTTCCCGCTGGCCTCCGCCGAGCGCCTGGCGGCGCTGCCCGGCACCGCCGGAGTGGCCGGCGGCCTGCTGCGCGACTTCGCGCTGCGCTACCGGGACCGGTTCGGGGTGCCCGCGGTGCCGGTGCACGACGCGCTCGCGGTCGCCGCGGTCTCCCACCCGGGCCTGCTCGGCTGGGAGGAGGGCACCGCCTCGGTGGAGTGCTCCGGCGAGCTCACCCGCGGGGCGCTCGTCGCCGACCTGCGCACCCCGGACCGGGAGCGGCGCGTGTCCATCGCCCGCACGGTGGACGCCGACGCTTTCGCCGCGCTGCTGACCGACCGGCTCGCCGGCTACGCCGGCGGAGCCCGGCGGCGGTGA
- a CDS encoding adenine deaminase C-terminal domain-containing protein, producing the protein METADLLIRGGSVVSVHTGEVWRADVAVVGGAIRAVLPPGTPVRAREAVDADGLVVAPGYIDAHMHIESSLLAPAEFARVTLARGTTTVLADAHEIVNVAGREGQAWMIEQGRGTRQTMCWAVPSCVPALDGFETAGARLDDADVDEMLGWEGVTTLGEVMDYRAVVSGDPRMHAIIAAARRRGVRLDGHCPNLSGAELGEYLWAGIDSDHCKNTPEVAVEKARLGMLLMLQEKCLTPEVVDALLALPNLPDFCLVTDDIAVDAVLRTGHLDRVASVALERGLPPLAVLRALTLQPARRLGLDDRGSVTPGKRADLVLLRSLGDPAPVLAIAGGEIVGRDGAPVDGPGPAPRHPFGGSVRIGPPSAEAARWRVDLPDGEYAFRALRVNEVDTYTEPDEVVLPVRGGAVQWEGRTAVVAVFERHTGRGGVSFAPVVGQELGRGAFATTYAHDSHNLTAVATSEAALLSAAADVVGWGGGMRVVREDGPGAGLPLPVGGVMSDRPAPEVAEAAGAVRAELSAWGWRNRNAFMSLSTLTLAVSPSVKITDKGLVRVVDRAWEPATAD; encoded by the coding sequence ATGGAAACCGCCGACCTGCTCATCCGCGGGGGAAGCGTGGTGTCCGTGCACACCGGCGAGGTGTGGCGGGCCGACGTCGCCGTGGTCGGCGGCGCGATCCGCGCCGTGCTGCCGCCGGGGACGCCCGTCCGGGCCCGGGAGGCGGTCGACGCCGACGGGCTCGTCGTCGCCCCCGGCTACATCGACGCGCACATGCACATCGAGAGCTCGCTGCTGGCGCCGGCCGAGTTCGCCCGGGTGACGCTGGCCCGCGGCACCACCACGGTGCTGGCCGACGCGCACGAGATCGTCAACGTCGCCGGGCGCGAGGGCCAGGCGTGGATGATCGAGCAGGGCCGCGGCACCCGGCAGACGATGTGCTGGGCGGTGCCGTCCTGCGTGCCGGCCCTGGACGGGTTCGAGACCGCGGGCGCCCGGCTGGACGACGCCGACGTCGACGAGATGCTCGGCTGGGAGGGCGTCACCACGCTGGGCGAGGTGATGGACTACCGGGCGGTGGTCTCCGGCGACCCGCGGATGCACGCGATCATCGCCGCCGCCCGCCGCCGCGGCGTCCGGCTGGACGGGCACTGCCCGAACCTGTCCGGTGCGGAGCTGGGCGAGTACCTGTGGGCCGGGATCGACTCCGACCACTGCAAGAACACCCCCGAGGTGGCGGTGGAGAAGGCCCGGCTGGGCATGCTGCTGATGCTGCAGGAGAAGTGCCTGACCCCCGAGGTGGTCGACGCGCTGCTCGCGCTGCCGAACCTGCCGGACTTCTGCCTGGTCACCGATGACATCGCGGTGGACGCGGTGCTGCGCACCGGGCACCTGGACCGGGTGGCCTCGGTGGCGCTGGAGCGCGGGCTGCCGCCGCTGGCGGTGCTGCGCGCGCTCACCCTGCAGCCGGCCCGGCGGCTGGGGCTGGACGACCGCGGTTCGGTGACCCCGGGCAAGCGCGCCGACCTGGTGCTGCTCCGCTCGCTCGGCGACCCGGCCCCGGTGCTGGCGATCGCGGGCGGCGAGATCGTCGGCCGGGACGGCGCCCCGGTGGACGGGCCGGGCCCCGCTCCCCGGCACCCGTTCGGAGGCTCGGTGCGGATCGGCCCGCCGAGCGCCGAGGCGGCCCGCTGGCGGGTCGACCTGCCCGACGGGGAGTACGCCTTCCGCGCGCTGCGGGTCAACGAGGTGGACACCTACACCGAACCGGACGAGGTGGTGCTGCCGGTGCGCGGTGGCGCGGTGCAGTGGGAGGGCCGGACCGCGGTGGTCGCGGTCTTCGAGCGGCACACCGGCCGCGGCGGGGTGTCGTTCGCCCCGGTGGTCGGCCAGGAGCTGGGGCGCGGCGCGTTCGCCACCACCTACGCGCACGACAGCCACAACCTGACCGCGGTGGCGACGTCGGAGGCGGCGCTGCTGTCGGCGGCGGCCGACGTGGTCGGCTGGGGCGGCGGGATGCGGGTGGTCCGCGAGGACGGGCCGGGGGCGGGGCTGCCGCTGCCGGTGGGCGGCGTGATGTCCGACCGCCCGGCCCCCGAGGTGGCCGAGGCGGCCGGCGCGGTCCGCGCCGAGCTCTCGGCCTGGGGCTGGCGCAACCGGAACGCCTTCATGAGCCTGTCCACACTGACCCTGGCGGTCTCGCCCAGCGTCAAGATCACCGACAAGGGGCTGGTCCGCGTGGTGGACCGCGCCTGGGAGCCGGCGACGGCGGACTGA
- a CDS encoding ABC transporter permease has product MLRRVPMAALLIPGLAVLLFAFGYPVAATLAWPPDGDPATVARETGSLLTDPYLLPVIARTVRVSVLTTAICLLLGFPVAYLISRAPARWSGRLLALAVFPLLLNTVVRTYGWIVVLGGNGLISRVGEALGLGRVQLLYTETAIVLGLVQLFLPLMILSCYSSLSQQDHRLEEAARGLGASAARAFRTVVLPLAMPGALVGCTLVFAGAVTAFTTPQLLGGTRERLLSTLLYSRVNVSLDWPSASAIALVMTALVLAVSALSGRLGKIGSTSS; this is encoded by the coding sequence ATGCTCCGCCGCGTCCCCATGGCGGCCCTGCTCATCCCGGGACTGGCCGTCCTGCTCTTCGCCTTCGGCTACCCGGTCGCGGCGACCCTGGCCTGGCCGCCCGACGGCGACCCGGCGACGGTCGCCCGGGAGACCGGGAGCCTGCTCACCGACCCCTACCTGCTGCCGGTCATCGCGCGCACGGTGCGCGTCTCGGTGCTCACCACCGCGATCTGCCTGCTGCTCGGCTTCCCGGTGGCCTACCTCATCTCGCGGGCCCCGGCCCGCTGGTCCGGCCGGCTGCTCGCACTGGCGGTCTTCCCGCTGCTGCTCAACACCGTGGTGCGCACCTACGGCTGGATCGTGGTGCTCGGCGGCAACGGCCTGATCAGTCGGGTCGGCGAGGCGCTGGGCCTGGGCCGGGTGCAGCTGCTCTACACCGAGACCGCGATCGTGCTGGGCCTGGTGCAGCTGTTCCTGCCGCTGATGATCCTGTCCTGCTACTCCAGCCTGTCCCAGCAGGACCACCGGCTGGAGGAGGCCGCCCGCGGCCTGGGCGCCTCCGCCGCGCGGGCGTTCCGCACCGTGGTGCTGCCACTGGCCATGCCGGGCGCGCTGGTCGGCTGCACCCTGGTGTTCGCCGGCGCGGTCACCGCGTTCACCACCCCGCAGCTGCTCGGCGGCACCCGGGAGCGGCTGCTGTCCACCCTGCTCTACAGCCGGGTCAACGTCAGCCTGGACTGGCCCTCGGCCAGCGCGATCGCGCTGGTGATGACGGCGCTGGTGCTGGCGGTCAGCGCGCTGTCCGGCCGGCTCGGCAAGATCGGGAGCACCTCCTCATGA
- a CDS encoding nuclear transport factor 2 family protein, which produces MPETIDADLVDKTTAAWKAAGERGDAAAAAECLAEGAELVSPLTAQFRFRGRERVGEVLTVAFQVVDGIRYHTEVGDGGTRAVFFTASCRGRGFEEAQLLRFDSDGLIREITMFGRPLPGVTAVMAALGPRLIKRQGRALLSAVTGAAVRPLAAMAQFGDRFLVPLADPERARKR; this is translated from the coding sequence ATGCCGGAAACGATCGATGCGGATCTGGTGGACAAGACCACGGCCGCGTGGAAGGCGGCGGGGGAGCGGGGCGACGCGGCGGCCGCGGCGGAGTGCCTGGCCGAAGGGGCGGAGCTGGTCTCGCCGCTGACCGCGCAGTTCCGGTTCCGCGGGCGGGAGCGGGTCGGCGAGGTGCTCACCGTCGCCTTTCAGGTGGTCGACGGAATCCGCTACCACACCGAGGTCGGTGACGGGGGGACGCGCGCGGTGTTCTTCACCGCGAGCTGCCGCGGACGCGGGTTCGAGGAGGCGCAGCTGCTGCGCTTCGACTCCGACGGGCTGATCCGCGAGATCACCATGTTCGGCCGGCCGCTGCCCGGCGTCACCGCGGTGATGGCCGCCCTCGGCCCCCGCCTGATCAAGCGGCAGGGGCGGGCGCTGCTCTCCGCGGTGACCGGGGCGGCGGTCCGGCCGCTGGCGGCGATGGCCCAGTTCGGCGACCGCTTCCTGGTCCCGCTGGCCGACCCGGAGCGGGCCCGGAAGCGCTAG
- a CDS encoding pyridoxamine 5'-phosphate oxidase, translated as MADLADVQRIIDEGGHRGVVSAVRADGSVQSSVVAAGITEHPVTGEPSVAFTTVDGSVKLRLLRARPQATIVFQAGYPWASVGGRVDLVGYADPREGVGAARLREVLRTVYTAAGGVHDDWAEYDRAMEEQMRSAVFIRPDRIFAM; from the coding sequence ATGGCCGATCTTGCGGATGTGCAGCGGATCATCGACGAGGGCGGGCACCGCGGAGTGGTCTCCGCGGTGCGCGCCGACGGTTCCGTCCAGTCCAGCGTGGTGGCCGCGGGCATCACCGAGCACCCGGTCACCGGGGAGCCGTCGGTCGCCTTCACCACCGTGGACGGCAGCGTCAAGCTGCGGCTGCTGCGGGCCCGGCCGCAGGCCACCATCGTGTTCCAGGCCGGCTACCCGTGGGCCAGCGTGGGCGGCCGGGTGGACCTGGTCGGCTACGCCGACCCCCGCGAGGGCGTCGGCGCCGCCCGGCTGCGCGAGGTGCTGCGCACCGTCTACACCGCGGCCGGGGGCGTGCACGACGACTGGGCGGAGTACGACCGCGCGATGGAGGAGCAGATGCGCAGCGCGGTCTTCATCCGCCCGGACCGGATCTTCGCGATGTAG
- a CDS encoding ABC transporter ATP-binding protein: MTPVVELDRVGHRFAAKGTAGTTAVADLDLAVRRGEFTTLLGPSGCGKTTTLRMIAGFLRPTSGRILLEGADATRTPPEKRNIGMVFQSYALFPHMTLLDNVGYGLRARKVPAAEARERAGRALELVGLSHAADRKPAALSGGQQQRVALARAVAIRPSVLLLDEPLSNLDARLRVQMRRELLQVQRETGLTAILVTHDQDEALELSDTMVILNGGRLEQQGAPRDVFPRPASRFVAEFLGYDNFPELPGRGPVTIRPEHVRLLPAGEREADGDTGLDGTVSAVTYQGAGCLVEAGIDGADGPGAAVRCLHPADDLRPGDRVRIVLPRRHLVELPAGEQR, translated from the coding sequence ATGACACCCGTCGTCGAACTCGACCGCGTCGGCCACCGCTTCGCCGCGAAGGGCACCGCCGGCACCACCGCCGTCGCCGACCTGGACCTGGCGGTGCGCCGCGGGGAGTTCACCACCCTGCTCGGCCCCAGCGGCTGCGGCAAGACCACCACGCTGCGGATGATCGCCGGGTTCCTGCGCCCCACCTCCGGGCGGATCCTGCTGGAGGGCGCGGACGCGACCCGCACCCCGCCGGAGAAGCGCAACATCGGCATGGTTTTCCAGTCCTACGCGCTGTTCCCGCACATGACGCTGCTGGACAACGTGGGGTACGGGCTGCGCGCCCGCAAGGTGCCCGCCGCCGAGGCCCGCGAGCGCGCCGGGCGGGCGCTGGAGCTGGTCGGCCTCTCGCACGCCGCCGACCGCAAGCCCGCCGCGCTCTCCGGCGGGCAGCAGCAGCGGGTGGCGCTGGCCCGAGCGGTGGCGATCCGCCCGTCGGTGCTGCTGCTGGACGAGCCGCTGTCCAACCTGGACGCGCGGCTGCGCGTGCAGATGCGCCGCGAGCTGCTGCAGGTGCAGCGGGAGACCGGGCTGACCGCGATCCTGGTCACCCACGACCAGGACGAGGCGCTGGAGCTCTCCGACACCATGGTCATCCTCAACGGCGGCCGGCTGGAGCAGCAGGGCGCGCCGCGGGACGTCTTCCCCCGCCCGGCCAGCAGGTTCGTCGCCGAGTTCCTCGGCTACGACAACTTCCCCGAGCTGCCCGGGCGCGGCCCGGTCACCATCCGCCCCGAGCACGTGCGGCTGCTGCCCGCCGGAGAGCGCGAGGCCGACGGCGACACCGGCCTGGACGGCACCGTCTCCGCGGTCACCTACCAGGGCGCCGGCTGTTTGGTGGAGGCGGGCATCGACGGCGCCGACGGGCCCGGTGCCGCGGTGCGCTGCCTGCACCCCGCCGACGATCTGCGCCCCGGCGACCGGGTGCGGATCGTGCTGCCCCGCCGGCACCTGGTGGAGCTGCCCGCCGGGGAGCAGCGGTGA
- a CDS encoding ABC transporter substrate-binding protein yields the protein MSRTRRGAAVLAGAVALAAAASSCASVREDDPDTLVVSTFAFATEEFMEVVGEPFEEETGIEVVLDTGTNAGRLTKLRINKEAPDTDVVLISDYYARIGADMGLFAEVDPADVPAMEGIWPWAVDPQGYGPAYTFQLLGMVYRTDLVDGVPDSWDDLGSGGDYALPDISVSAGPMLVLAASEHFGSGPADSDAGFEALAGLGPGALQFYTGSTELTSLLERGEVAMAPGLDNFAMGSVEAGQPLGFAVPEEGRVMTANTVQVVRGAPNEAGALAFADFLLRPDIQEGIAEAMYDKPVAVDAEPTPLMEEVSGEAAADPAGSGYHQGDLDLIARERSAWLDRFTEEVAR from the coding sequence GTGAGCCGCACGCGGCGGGGCGCCGCGGTGCTCGCCGGTGCGGTGGCCCTGGCCGCCGCGGCCTCCTCCTGCGCCTCCGTCCGCGAGGACGACCCCGACACCCTGGTGGTGAGCACCTTCGCGTTCGCCACCGAGGAGTTCATGGAGGTCGTCGGCGAACCGTTCGAGGAGGAGACCGGCATCGAGGTGGTGCTGGACACCGGCACCAACGCCGGGCGCCTCACCAAGCTGCGGATCAACAAGGAGGCCCCGGACACCGACGTGGTGCTGATCTCCGACTACTACGCCCGGATCGGCGCGGACATGGGCCTGTTCGCCGAGGTGGACCCGGCCGACGTGCCCGCGATGGAGGGCATCTGGCCGTGGGCGGTGGATCCGCAGGGCTACGGCCCGGCCTACACCTTCCAGCTGCTCGGCATGGTCTACCGCACCGACCTGGTGGACGGGGTCCCCGACTCCTGGGACGACCTGGGCTCGGGGGGCGACTACGCGCTGCCCGACATCTCGGTGTCGGCCGGGCCGATGCTGGTGCTGGCCGCCAGCGAGCACTTCGGGTCCGGGCCGGCCGACTCCGACGCCGGGTTCGAGGCGCTGGCCGGGCTGGGGCCGGGGGCGCTGCAGTTCTACACCGGCTCCACCGAGCTGACCAGCCTGCTGGAGCGGGGCGAGGTGGCGATGGCGCCGGGCCTGGACAACTTCGCGATGGGGTCGGTGGAGGCCGGGCAGCCGCTCGGGTTCGCCGTGCCCGAGGAGGGGCGGGTGATGACCGCCAATACCGTCCAGGTGGTCCGGGGCGCGCCGAACGAGGCCGGCGCTCTGGCCTTCGCCGACTTCCTGCTCCGCCCCGACATCCAGGAGGGCATCGCCGAGGCGATGTACGACAAGCCGGTCGCGGTGGACGCCGAGCCCACCCCGCTGATGGAGGAGGTCTCCGGTGAGGCCGCCGCCGACCCGGCGGGCAGCGGGTACCACCAGGGCGACCTGGACCTGATCGCCCGGGAGCGGTCCGCCTGGCTGGACCGCTTCACCGAGGAGGTGGCCCGATGA
- a CDS encoding LacI family DNA-binding transcriptional regulator produces the protein MAGPDDVARLDDVAREAGVSASTVSRAMSRPDMVAPATLARVRDAAERLGFRANPAARALITGRTGFFALLVPDLDNPFYAATATAAQDRAAEAGRRVIIAVTGGEAAREAAALADLEGQVDGFAVLSPMSAAAALKEVHRRKPVVAINRRVSGLTSFTVDTPGGLGRIYDRLVELGHRDVAYLAGPPGSWMDRRRRDELVEHAARSGLRVRLHGPVRPAFAEGAAAAREIAGSGCTAVLVYNSLLLLGMMFEFGRMGVRVPEDVSVAAADDIALADLPGPQITAVLAPAGELGRCAVAALAEMVGAGGADRRPAGRRLPTGVRITDSLAPPRAGA, from the coding sequence GTGGCGGGTCCGGACGACGTGGCCAGGCTGGACGACGTGGCCAGGGAGGCGGGCGTCTCGGCGTCCACGGTGTCGCGGGCGATGTCCAGGCCGGACATGGTCGCCCCGGCGACCCTGGCCCGGGTGCGCGACGCCGCCGAGAGGCTGGGCTTCCGGGCCAACCCCGCGGCCCGCGCGCTGATCACCGGCCGCACCGGGTTCTTCGCGCTGCTCGTGCCCGACCTGGACAACCCGTTCTACGCGGCCACCGCCACCGCGGCCCAGGACCGCGCCGCGGAGGCCGGCCGCCGGGTGATCATCGCGGTGACCGGCGGTGAGGCGGCCCGCGAGGCCGCGGCCCTGGCCGATCTGGAGGGGCAGGTCGACGGGTTCGCGGTGCTGTCGCCGATGAGCGCGGCGGCCGCGCTGAAGGAGGTGCACCGGCGCAAACCGGTGGTGGCGATCAACCGCCGGGTCTCCGGGCTGACCTCGTTCACCGTGGACACCCCCGGCGGACTGGGCCGGATCTACGACCGCCTGGTGGAACTGGGCCACCGGGACGTGGCCTACCTGGCCGGGCCGCCCGGCTCCTGGATGGACCGGCGCCGCCGCGACGAACTGGTGGAGCACGCGGCCCGCTCGGGGCTGCGGGTGCGGCTGCACGGGCCGGTCCGCCCGGCCTTCGCCGAGGGGGCGGCCGCCGCCCGGGAGATCGCCGGGTCCGGCTGCACCGCGGTGCTGGTCTACAACAGCCTGCTGCTGCTCGGCATGATGTTCGAGTTCGGCCGGATGGGCGTGCGGGTCCCCGAGGACGTCAGCGTCGCCGCCGCCGACGACATCGCCCTGGCCGACCTGCCCGGCCCGCAGATCACCGCGGTGCTCGCCCCGGCGGGGGAGCTCGGCCGCTGCGCGGTGGCCGCGCTGGCGGAGATGGTCGGGGCGGGCGGCGCCGACCGCCGCCCCGCGGGCCGCCGGCTGCCCACCGGCGTCCGGATCACCGACTCACTGGCCCCGCCGCGCGCCGGCGCCTGA
- a CDS encoding FMN-binding negative transcriptional regulator, translating into MYIPKAFAAPEPDAVAELLRNSGAADLVTCTADGFDATPVPFVHDPQPGPHGRLLGHLARNNPQWRAGLDGGAPALAIVRGPDAYVTPTWYASKREHGRTVPTWNYVTAHLHGRLVAHDDAAWTEDAVRRLTELHEAGRAEPWSVDDAPRAFTEGQLRAIVGVELLIERVEAKWKLSQNRSDADRDGVEAGLRTEPAPGARAVADAMARTR; encoded by the coding sequence ATGTACATCCCCAAGGCCTTCGCCGCGCCGGAACCGGACGCCGTCGCCGAGCTGCTCCGCAACTCCGGCGCCGCCGACCTGGTCACCTGCACCGCAGACGGGTTCGACGCCACCCCGGTCCCGTTCGTGCACGACCCGCAGCCCGGGCCGCACGGCCGGCTCCTCGGCCACCTGGCCCGGAACAACCCCCAGTGGCGGGCCGGGCTCGACGGCGGCGCCCCCGCCCTGGCCATCGTGCGCGGCCCGGACGCCTACGTGACGCCGACCTGGTACGCGTCCAAGCGCGAGCACGGACGCACCGTGCCCACCTGGAACTACGTCACCGCGCACCTGCACGGCCGCCTCGTCGCGCACGACGACGCGGCCTGGACCGAGGACGCGGTCCGCCGGCTGACCGAGCTGCACGAGGCCGGCCGGGCCGAACCGTGGAGCGTCGACGACGCCCCGCGCGCCTTCACCGAAGGGCAGCTGCGCGCCATCGTCGGGGTGGAGCTGCTGATCGAGCGGGTCGAGGCCAAGTGGAAGCTGAGCCAGAACCGCTCCGACGCGGACCGGGACGGCGTCGAGGCCGGCCTGCGCACCGAACCCGCCCCGGGCGCGCGGGCGGTCGCCGACGCCATGGCCCGCACCCGCTGA
- a CDS encoding flavin-containing monooxygenase produces MPDVRTPSPSLSTPLDALIVGAGFAGLYMLHRLRGLGLRARVFEAGSGIGGTWFWNRYPGARCDVESIDYSYSFSPELEQEWEWTHRYPGQAEILRYIESVADRFDLHRDIRTGTRVTAAAFDGAEAVWRVRTADGADTAARHLIMATGCLSVPKAPEIDGLDRFGGRLLHTARWPHEGADFTGRRVAVIGTGSSGVQSVPVIAGQAAALTVFQRTANFSLPARNAPLSAEALAEARRGYPERRRLARASHTGVPMPEPQASALEVPAAEREAAYRRHWERGGLFGIFRSYTDVLTDAEANRTAADFIRERVREAVADPRAAEALTPRGHPFGTKRPCLDTGYYQAFNRDGVDVVDLRAEPIERVTREGVRTSAREYPFDDIVLATGFDAMTGALTAVDLRGRGGTGLRGAWAGGWRTYLGLGMAGFPNLFTVTGPGSPSVLSNMLVSIEQHVEWIGDCIAALRDRGAAVIEPTPQAQEAWTAHVGEAAEATLFPRADSWYLGANVPGKPRVFMPYVGGVGPYRELCTQVAEDGYAGFAIA; encoded by the coding sequence ATGCCGGACGTCCGCACCCCTTCCCCCTCCCTCTCCACCCCCTTGGACGCCCTGATCGTCGGGGCCGGGTTCGCCGGCCTGTACATGCTGCACCGGCTGCGCGGACTCGGCCTGCGGGCGCGCGTCTTCGAGGCGGGCTCCGGCATCGGCGGCACCTGGTTCTGGAACCGCTACCCCGGGGCCCGCTGCGACGTGGAGAGCATCGACTACTCCTACTCCTTCTCCCCCGAGCTGGAGCAGGAGTGGGAGTGGACGCACCGCTACCCCGGCCAGGCCGAGATCCTGCGCTACATCGAGTCCGTGGCCGACCGCTTCGACCTGCACCGCGACATCCGGACCGGTACCCGGGTCACCGCGGCCGCCTTCGACGGGGCAGAGGCGGTGTGGCGGGTGCGCACCGCGGACGGCGCGGACACCGCCGCCCGGCACCTGATCATGGCCACCGGCTGCCTGTCGGTGCCCAAGGCCCCGGAGATCGACGGCCTGGACCGGTTCGGCGGCCGCCTGCTGCACACCGCCCGCTGGCCGCACGAGGGCGCGGACTTCACCGGGCGCCGGGTCGCCGTCATCGGGACCGGCTCCTCCGGCGTCCAGTCCGTCCCGGTCATCGCCGGGCAGGCCGCGGCGCTCACCGTCTTCCAGCGCACCGCCAACTTCAGCCTGCCCGCGCGCAACGCCCCGCTGTCCGCGGAGGCGCTGGCCGAGGCCAGGCGCGGCTACCCCGAGCGACGCCGGCTGGCCCGCGCCTCGCACACCGGGGTGCCGATGCCCGAACCGCAGGCATCGGCGCTGGAGGTCCCCGCCGCCGAGCGGGAGGCCGCCTACCGCAGGCACTGGGAGCGCGGCGGGCTGTTCGGCATCTTCCGCAGCTACACCGACGTGCTCACCGACGCCGAGGCCAACCGGACCGCCGCCGACTTCATCCGGGAGCGCGTCCGGGAGGCCGTCGCCGACCCGCGGGCCGCGGAGGCGCTGACCCCGCGCGGACATCCCTTCGGCACCAAGCGGCCCTGCCTGGACACCGGCTACTACCAGGCGTTCAACCGGGACGGGGTGGACGTGGTCGACCTGCGCGCCGAGCCGATCGAGCGGGTCACCCGGGAGGGGGTGCGCACCTCGGCGCGCGAGTACCCCTTCGACGACATCGTGCTGGCCACCGGGTTCGACGCGATGACCGGGGCGCTAACCGCGGTGGACCTGCGCGGCCGGGGCGGCACCGGCCTGCGCGGGGCCTGGGCCGGCGGCTGGCGGACCTACCTGGGGCTGGGCATGGCGGGCTTCCCGAACCTGTTCACCGTCACCGGGCCGGGCAGCCCCTCGGTGCTGAGCAACATGCTGGTCTCCATCGAGCAGCACGTGGAGTGGATCGGGGACTGCATCGCGGCGCTGCGCGACCGCGGGGCCGCGGTGATCGAGCCGACCCCGCAGGCCCAGGAGGCCTGGACCGCGCACGTCGGCGAGGCGGCCGAGGCGACCCTGTTCCCCCGGGCCGACTCCTGGTACCTGGGCGCCAACGTCCCCGGCAAGCCGCGGGTGTTCATGCCCTACGTCGGCGGGGTGGGGCCCTACCGGGAACTCTGCACCCAGGTCGCCGAGGACGGCTACGCCGGCTTCGCGATCGCCTGA
- a CDS encoding ABC transporter permease, giving the protein MIAMIRTRPLLSLLAAAAFTLMLGPVAILIGVAFTAGDTLAFPPEGFSLRWFSAALDYPPFIDAFGTSLVVAAVSTVLALALGVPATLALNRGRVPGRRVVEGLFFAPIVVPELVLSLALFQQVMVGMRVTALGALVVGHTVLLLPYTVRVVGASLALADPRLEEAARGLGAGPVRTFFTVTLPVMAPGIVSATILAFITSLNNVPLSLLLTGPGVATLPVEMLNYVQSSFDPVVAAVSVLLLALSVAVAFTTERVAGFTKVFGR; this is encoded by the coding sequence ATGATCGCCATGATCCGCACCCGCCCGCTGCTGTCGCTGCTCGCCGCGGCGGCGTTCACCCTGATGCTCGGGCCGGTGGCGATCCTCATCGGGGTCGCCTTCACCGCCGGGGACACCCTGGCCTTCCCGCCGGAGGGGTTCTCGCTGCGCTGGTTCTCCGCCGCGCTGGACTACCCGCCGTTCATCGACGCCTTCGGCACCAGCCTGGTGGTGGCCGCGGTCTCCACCGTGCTGGCGCTGGCGCTGGGCGTCCCGGCGACGCTGGCGCTGAACCGGGGCCGCGTCCCCGGCCGCAGAGTGGTGGAGGGCCTGTTCTTCGCCCCGATCGTGGTCCCCGAGCTGGTGCTGAGCCTCGCCCTGTTCCAGCAGGTCATGGTGGGGATGCGGGTGACCGCGCTGGGCGCGCTGGTGGTCGGGCACACCGTGCTGCTGCTGCCCTACACCGTCCGGGTGGTGGGCGCCTCGCTGGCGCTGGCCGACCCGCGGCTGGAGGAGGCCGCGCGCGGCCTGGGCGCCGGCCCGGTGCGCACCTTCTTCACCGTGACGCTGCCGGTGATGGCGCCGGGCATCGTCTCGGCGACCATCCTGGCCTTCATCACCTCGCTGAACAACGTCCCGCTGTCCCTGCTGCTCACCGGGCCGGGCGTGGCGACGCTGCCGGTGGAGATGCTCAACTACGTCCAGTCCTCGTTCGATCCGGTGGTCGCGGCGGTCAGCGTGCTGCTGCTGGCGCTCAGCGTCGCGGTCGCGTTCACCACCGAGCGCGTGGCCGGCTTCACCAAGGTCTTCGGCCGCTAG